One Kitasatospora sp. MAP12-44 DNA segment encodes these proteins:
- the purB gene encoding adenylosuccinate lyase: MSAKPQIPNVLASRYASATLAQLWSPEHKVVLERHLWLAVLKAQQDLGIAVPETAVADYERVLDQVDLESIARRERITRHDVKARIEEFSDLAGHEQIHKGMTSRDLTENVEQLQIRQSLEHVRDRTVAVLVRLARLAAQHAELVMAGRSHNVAAQATTLGKRFATTADELLVAFARLEELIARYPLRGIKGPVGTAQDMLDLLGGDAEKLAELEQRVAGHLGFDNVLTSVGQVYPRSLDFEVLSALVQLSAAPSSLAKTIRLMAGHELVTEGFKEGQVGSSAMPHKMNTRSCERVNGLAVILRGYASMTAELGGDQWNEGDVSCSVVRRVALPDAFFAFDGLLETFLTVLDEFGAFPAVIEAELDRYLPFLATTKVLMGAVRAGVGREAGHEVIKEHAVASALAMRAGARHNELLDRLAADERMPLDRAQLDALLADRLSFTGAAGAQVAEVVRRVELVAASHPEAAKYAPGDIL, translated from the coding sequence GTGAGCGCGAAGCCCCAGATCCCCAATGTCCTGGCCTCCCGGTACGCTTCGGCGACCCTGGCCCAGCTGTGGTCCCCCGAGCACAAGGTGGTTCTCGAACGCCACCTGTGGCTCGCCGTCCTCAAGGCCCAGCAGGATCTCGGGATCGCCGTCCCCGAGACCGCCGTCGCCGACTACGAGCGGGTGCTCGACCAGGTCGACCTGGAGTCGATCGCCCGCCGTGAGCGGATCACCCGGCACGACGTGAAGGCCCGCATCGAGGAGTTCAGCGACCTCGCCGGCCACGAGCAGATCCACAAGGGGATGACCTCCCGGGATCTGACCGAGAACGTCGAGCAGCTGCAGATCCGGCAGTCCCTCGAGCACGTGCGGGACCGCACGGTCGCCGTCCTGGTCCGGCTGGCCCGGCTGGCCGCGCAGCACGCCGAACTGGTGATGGCCGGCCGCTCGCACAACGTCGCCGCGCAGGCCACCACGCTCGGCAAGCGCTTCGCCACCACCGCGGACGAGCTGCTGGTCGCCTTCGCCCGACTGGAGGAGCTGATCGCCCGCTACCCGCTGCGCGGGATCAAGGGCCCGGTCGGCACCGCCCAGGACATGCTCGACCTGCTCGGCGGGGACGCCGAGAAGCTCGCCGAGCTGGAGCAGCGGGTGGCCGGCCACCTGGGCTTCGACAACGTGCTGACCAGCGTCGGCCAGGTCTACCCGCGCTCGCTGGACTTCGAGGTGCTCTCCGCGCTCGTCCAGCTCTCGGCCGCGCCCTCCAGCCTGGCCAAGACGATCCGGCTGATGGCCGGGCACGAGCTGGTCACCGAGGGCTTCAAGGAGGGCCAGGTCGGCTCCTCCGCGATGCCGCACAAGATGAACACCCGCTCCTGCGAGCGCGTCAACGGCCTGGCCGTCATCCTGCGCGGCTACGCCTCGATGACCGCCGAGCTGGGCGGCGACCAGTGGAACGAGGGCGACGTCTCCTGCTCGGTGGTGCGCCGGGTGGCCCTGCCGGACGCCTTCTTCGCCTTCGACGGCCTGCTGGAGACCTTCCTGACCGTCCTTGACGAGTTCGGCGCCTTCCCCGCCGTGATCGAGGCCGAACTCGACCGCTACCTGCCGTTCCTGGCCACCACCAAGGTGCTGATGGGCGCGGTGCGCGCGGGCGTCGGCCGGGAGGCCGGGCACGAGGTCATCAAGGAGCACGCGGTCGCCTCCGCCCTGGCGATGCGGGCCGGCGCGCGGCACAACGAGCTGCTCGACCGGCTGGCCGCCGACGAGCGGATGCCGCTTGACCGGGCGCAGCTGGACGCGCTGCTCGCCGACCGGCTCTCCTTCACCGGCGCGGCCGGGGCCCAGGTGGCCGAGGTGGTCCGCCGCGTCGAGCTGGTCGCCGCGAGCCACCCCGAGGCCGCCAAGTACGCGCCCGGCGACATCCTCTAA
- a CDS encoding MarR family transcriptional regulator codes for MAPMTTAAAPNVTTAELMEAVAAVGAAYFLDFAASAGRHGLSSSQAKALAVVLEPVPMRALAGKLGCDASNVTGIVDRLEALGYARREAAAADRRVKIVAITEPGAEVLRAIRADMNRTHQAFDALGPEQRTALNDLCRQVLPLLAA; via the coding sequence ATGGCTCCGATGACGACCGCCGCCGCACCGAATGTGACCACCGCCGAGCTCATGGAGGCGGTGGCCGCCGTGGGCGCCGCGTACTTCCTGGACTTCGCCGCGAGCGCGGGCCGGCACGGGCTGAGCTCCTCGCAGGCCAAGGCGCTGGCCGTGGTGCTGGAGCCGGTCCCGATGCGGGCGCTGGCCGGGAAGCTCGGCTGCGACGCCTCGAACGTCACCGGCATCGTCGACCGGCTGGAGGCGCTCGGCTACGCCCGCCGGGAGGCGGCCGCCGCGGACCGCCGGGTGAAGATCGTCGCGATCACCGAGCCGGGCGCCGAGGTGCTGCGCGCGATCCGGGCCGACATGAACCGCACCCACCAGGCCTTTGACGCGCTCGGCCCCGAGCAGCGCACCGCCCTCAACGACCTGTGCCGCCAGGTGCTCCCGCTGCTGGCGGCCTGA
- a CDS encoding DUF3037 domain-containing protein: MSELHDYEYAVIRAVPRVERGECVNVGVLLYCRQAVRLEARTLLVPQKLLALDPAVDLAGVARALRGIEGICAGGAAAGPAAQDSAGKRFRWLTAPRSAVVQPGPVHTGLTDDAVAEVERLFEQLVR, translated from the coding sequence GTGAGCGAGCTGCACGACTACGAGTACGCGGTGATCCGCGCGGTGCCGCGGGTGGAGCGCGGCGAGTGCGTCAACGTCGGCGTGCTGCTGTACTGCCGGCAGGCCGTCCGGCTGGAGGCCAGGACGCTGCTGGTGCCGCAGAAGCTGCTGGCGCTGGACCCGGCGGTGGACCTGGCCGGGGTGGCCCGGGCGCTGCGCGGCATCGAGGGGATCTGCGCGGGCGGTGCGGCGGCCGGGCCGGCCGCGCAGGACAGCGCGGGCAAGCGGTTCCGCTGGCTGACCGCGCCGCGCAGCGCCGTCGTCCAGCCCGGACCGGTGCACACCGGGCTCACCGATGACGCGGTGGCCGAGGTGGAGCGGCTCTTCGAGCAGCTGGTCCGGTAG
- a CDS encoding HipA family kinase, which translates to MLREVTAIRYVTPLREGGSMPGLVEADDHRLYALKWSGAAQGRKALVAEVLAGELARGLGLPVPELVRVELDPVLARSEPEQQIQEQMRASGGLNVGLAFVSGALNFDPLCFEVDGELAGRVLWFDALIGNVDRSWRNPNLLVEGGRLVLIDHGASLIFHHSWSGAANWTRRPYDAGDHALARFAPDLVAADRALAPLATAELFAAAAALVPDEFLIDEPGFDSPDAVRAGYVAQLSARVAGPRDWLPVPSEVAL; encoded by the coding sequence GTGCTCCGAGAGGTAACGGCGATCCGGTATGTGACGCCACTGCGAGAAGGCGGCTCGATGCCGGGCCTGGTGGAGGCCGACGACCACCGGCTCTACGCGCTGAAGTGGTCCGGCGCGGCGCAGGGCCGCAAGGCGCTGGTCGCCGAGGTGCTGGCCGGCGAGCTGGCGCGCGGTCTCGGCCTGCCGGTGCCCGAGCTGGTGCGGGTCGAGCTGGATCCGGTGCTGGCGCGCAGCGAGCCCGAGCAGCAGATCCAGGAGCAGATGCGGGCCAGCGGCGGGCTGAACGTGGGCCTGGCCTTCGTCAGCGGCGCGCTCAACTTCGACCCGCTCTGCTTCGAGGTGGACGGCGAACTGGCCGGGCGGGTGCTCTGGTTCGACGCGCTGATCGGCAACGTCGACCGCTCCTGGCGCAACCCCAATCTGCTGGTCGAAGGCGGCCGGCTGGTGCTGATCGACCACGGCGCGAGCCTGATCTTCCACCACAGCTGGTCCGGCGCGGCCAACTGGACCCGGCGTCCGTACGACGCCGGGGACCACGCGCTCGCGCGGTTCGCCCCCGACCTCGTGGCCGCCGACCGGGCGCTCGCCCCGCTGGCCACCGCCGAGCTGTTCGCGGCGGCCGCGGCGCTGGTCCCCGACGAGTTCCTGATCGACGAGCCGGGCTTCGACAGCCCGGACGCCGTACGGGCCGGCTATGTCGCGCAGCTGTCGGCACGGGTGGCCGGGCCGCGCGACTGGCTCCCCGTGCCGAGCGAGGTGGCGCTGTGA
- a CDS encoding NAD(P)/FAD-dependent oxidoreductase: protein MERPRILVVGGGFAGLECARRLERKLAPTEAQITLVAPFSYQLYLPLLPHVAAGVLTPQSVAVSLRRTLRRTDIIPGGAIGVDPRAKVCVIRKITDEVVAERYDYLVLAPGSVTRTFDIPGLSDYARGMKTLAEATYVRDHVIAQLDLASATLDQHERESRLQFVVVGGGYAGTETAACLQRLTTAALKRYPRLDPRLMKWHLIDIAPKLMPELGDHLGNRALQVLRRRGIEVSLGVSVAEVGPESVKFTDGRVLPSRTLIWTAGVAASPLIGTLDAETVRGRIAVTAELRVPQFEGVFALGDAAAVPDLSKDDGAVCPPTAQHSARQGKRVADNLVATLRNQPLQPYFHKDMGLVVDLGGKDAVSKPVHVEMTGVPAQLVARGYHLMAMRTNASKFRVGANWLLNATAGDDFVRTGFLARQPARLQDFEYTGAYLTKEQCRERAQELLSKH from the coding sequence ATGGAACGACCTCGGATCCTGGTGGTGGGCGGCGGATTCGCCGGACTGGAGTGCGCCCGTCGGCTGGAGCGCAAGCTCGCCCCCACGGAGGCGCAGATCACGCTGGTCGCCCCGTTCAGCTACCAGCTCTACCTCCCCCTGCTGCCGCATGTGGCCGCCGGGGTGCTCACCCCGCAGTCGGTCGCGGTCTCGCTGCGCCGCACACTGCGCCGGACCGACATCATCCCCGGCGGTGCGATCGGGGTGGATCCGCGGGCCAAGGTCTGCGTGATCCGCAAGATCACCGACGAGGTGGTCGCCGAGCGCTACGACTACCTGGTGCTGGCTCCCGGCAGCGTCACCCGCACCTTCGACATCCCCGGCCTGAGCGACTACGCCCGGGGCATGAAGACGCTGGCCGAGGCGACCTACGTACGCGACCACGTGATCGCCCAACTCGACCTGGCCTCCGCCACCCTGGACCAGCACGAGCGCGAGTCGCGGCTGCAGTTCGTGGTGGTCGGCGGCGGCTACGCGGGCACCGAGACGGCCGCCTGCCTGCAGCGGCTGACCACCGCCGCGCTGAAGCGCTACCCGCGGCTGGACCCGCGGCTGATGAAGTGGCACCTGATCGACATCGCGCCCAAGCTGATGCCCGAGCTCGGCGACCACCTCGGCAACCGGGCGCTGCAGGTGCTGCGCAGGCGCGGCATCGAGGTCTCGCTCGGCGTCTCGGTGGCCGAAGTCGGCCCGGAGTCGGTGAAGTTCACCGACGGACGGGTGCTCCCCTCGCGCACCCTGATCTGGACGGCCGGGGTCGCGGCCAGCCCACTGATCGGCACCCTGGACGCGGAGACCGTACGCGGGCGGATCGCGGTCACCGCCGAGCTGCGGGTGCCGCAGTTCGAGGGCGTGTTCGCGCTGGGCGACGCGGCGGCGGTGCCGGACCTGTCCAAGGACGACGGCGCGGTCTGCCCGCCGACCGCCCAGCACTCGGCCCGCCAGGGCAAGCGGGTGGCCGACAACCTGGTCGCCACGCTGCGCAACCAGCCGCTGCAGCCGTACTTCCACAAGGATATGGGCCTGGTGGTGGACCTCGGCGGCAAGGACGCCGTCTCCAAGCCGGTCCACGTGGAGATGACCGGCGTGCCGGCCCAACTGGTCGCTCGCGGCTACCACTTGATGGCGATGCGGACCAATGCCTCGAAGTTCCGGGTGGGCGCCAACTGGCTGCTCAACGCGACCGCGGGCGACGACTTCGTGCGGACCGGCTTCCTGGCCCGCCAGCCCGCCCGGCTGCAGGACTTCGAGTACACCGGCGCGTACCTCACCAAGGAGCAGTGCCGCGAGCGCGCCCAGGAGCTGCTGTCCAAGCACTGA
- a CDS encoding glycoside hydrolase family 47 protein gives MRPLPARPVPLPRRRAVLGAAAVASVLPGSTGRASAAAAAAPYRLPPDAEVARQVREEFLHAWEGYRRAAWGYDEVRPLSCGHNDFFADGQTFGLSALEALDTLYLMEQDAEVARVADWIEAHLDPAVDAEVHVFEAVIRLVGGLLAGYLCTGRERLLARCRELTDRLLPAFTASPTGIPYTHVNLRTGAVSGTAPPLAEIGSNILEFGLLSELTGDSRYYQAAKRAYRAVLERRSALDLLGTSLHTETGQWLDTTSCAPNPPVDSFYEYLQGGGELLGDRELTDWYRLLTDAVLRHQLVLRAGLPWFQQVSATDGTVLGYGQSELAAFYAGLLGKGGDLATARAYFRSWTAVLERHPVLPEELDFASGALTSVRDDLRPEYANSAFDLWRLTGDEEYKHCAYRWFDGLRTHLRVPGGYTVAEDVSSSPIRLGDLTPGYFFAENLKYVYLIFANTPRFDYRNGLLSTEGKVLRGAVRPR, from the coding sequence ATGCGCCCCCTGCCCGCACGCCCCGTCCCGCTCCCCCGCCGCCGCGCCGTCCTCGGTGCGGCGGCGGTCGCGTCCGTGCTGCCCGGCTCCACCGGCCGAGCCTCCGCCGCCGCAGCCGCCGCCCCGTACCGGCTGCCGCCCGACGCCGAGGTGGCCCGCCAGGTGCGGGAGGAGTTCCTGCACGCCTGGGAGGGGTACCGGCGCGCGGCCTGGGGCTACGACGAGGTCCGGCCGCTCTCCTGCGGGCACAACGACTTCTTCGCCGACGGCCAGACCTTCGGCCTCTCCGCCCTCGAGGCGCTGGACACCCTGTACCTGATGGAACAGGACGCCGAGGTCGCCCGGGTCGCCGACTGGATCGAGGCGCACCTGGACCCGGCCGTCGACGCCGAGGTGCACGTCTTCGAAGCGGTGATCCGACTGGTCGGAGGGCTGCTCGCAGGCTATCTGTGCACCGGTCGGGAGCGCCTGCTGGCCCGCTGCCGCGAGCTGACCGACCGGCTGCTGCCGGCCTTCACCGCCTCGCCCACCGGCATCCCGTACACCCACGTGAACCTGCGCACCGGCGCGGTGTCGGGCACCGCCCCGCCGCTGGCCGAGATCGGCAGCAACATCCTGGAGTTCGGCCTGCTCTCCGAGCTGACCGGCGACAGCCGCTACTACCAGGCGGCCAAGCGCGCCTACCGCGCGGTGCTGGAGCGCCGCTCCGCGCTGGACCTGCTGGGCACCAGCCTGCACACCGAGACCGGCCAGTGGCTGGACACCACCTCCTGCGCGCCCAACCCGCCGGTGGACTCCTTCTACGAGTACCTGCAAGGCGGCGGCGAGCTGCTCGGCGACCGTGAACTCACCGACTGGTACCGCCTGCTGACCGACGCGGTGCTGCGCCACCAGCTGGTCCTGCGGGCCGGGCTGCCCTGGTTCCAGCAGGTCAGCGCCACCGACGGCACGGTGCTCGGGTACGGCCAGTCGGAGCTGGCCGCGTTCTACGCCGGACTGCTCGGCAAGGGCGGCGACCTGGCCACCGCCCGCGCCTACTTCCGCTCATGGACGGCGGTGCTGGAGCGCCACCCCGTACTGCCCGAGGAGCTGGACTTCGCGAGCGGCGCGCTCACCTCGGTCCGCGACGACCTGCGCCCGGAGTACGCCAACTCGGCGTTCGACCTGTGGCGGCTGACCGGCGACGAGGAGTACAAGCACTGCGCGTACCGCTGGTTCGACGGTCTGCGCACGCACCTGCGGGTGCCGGGCGGCTACACGGTGGCCGAGGACGTCAGCAGCTCGCCGATCAGGCTGGGCGACCTCACCCCGGGGTACTTCTTCGCCGAGAACCTCAAGTACGTCTATCTGATCTTCGCCAACACACCGCGCTTCGACTACCGCAACGGCCTGCTCTCCACCGAGGGCAAGGTCCTGCGCGGCGCCGTCCGCCCCCGGTGA
- a CDS encoding GDSL-type esterase/lipase family protein gives MLETFSSTTRVFGSSRVLAGLLALPLCATSLLALSVPAQAASLPTASVSMGDSYISGEAGRWQGNSDTADGSRDGTDRSWNGSSYDPAEIYGSTYASGCDRSDSAEVRSATGIAQNQINLACSGATTANVFTAADGGQGLKGEAPQADQLATVAKQYKVTLITLSIGGNDLGFSDVITTCAKDYIFWGSSCQSDEQSAIDAAMPAAMAGVGKSIDEIRSVMAADGYPASSYRIVLQSYPSPIARSAENRYAESGWDRVDVGGCPFGNADSDWARDSMVPEVAGKLAAVAADRGVQFMDLQDVLQGHEVCSTADQMAAPGVAPSAVTSEWARFVDEGLSSSQGTTQESMHPNYYGQLALGRCLTLMYGQTSGNYACRNTPGQDASGMYLSPVS, from the coding sequence GTGCTCGAAACCTTCAGCAGCACCACGCGCGTTTTCGGGTCCAGCAGAGTGCTGGCCGGCCTGCTTGCCCTTCCGCTCTGCGCCACCAGCCTGCTGGCGCTCTCCGTCCCGGCCCAGGCCGCCTCGCTTCCCACGGCGAGCGTCAGCATGGGCGACAGCTACATCTCCGGGGAGGCGGGCCGCTGGCAGGGCAACAGCGACACCGCCGACGGCAGCCGGGACGGCACCGACCGCTCCTGGAACGGCAGTTCGTACGACCCGGCCGAGATCTACGGATCGACCTATGCCAGCGGGTGCGACCGCTCGGACTCGGCCGAGGTCCGCAGCGCCACCGGCATCGCCCAGAACCAGATCAACCTGGCCTGCTCCGGCGCCACCACGGCCAACGTGTTCACGGCCGCTGACGGCGGTCAGGGCCTCAAGGGCGAGGCCCCGCAGGCCGACCAGCTGGCCACCGTCGCGAAGCAGTACAAGGTCACGCTGATCACGCTCTCGATCGGCGGCAACGACCTCGGCTTCTCGGACGTGATCACCACCTGCGCCAAGGACTACATCTTCTGGGGCTCCAGCTGCCAGAGCGACGAGCAGTCCGCCATCGACGCCGCCATGCCCGCCGCGATGGCGGGCGTGGGCAAGTCGATCGACGAGATCCGCTCGGTGATGGCCGCGGACGGCTACCCGGCCTCGTCCTACCGGATCGTGCTGCAGTCCTACCCCTCGCCGATCGCGCGCAGCGCGGAGAACCGCTACGCCGAGAGCGGCTGGGACCGGGTCGACGTCGGCGGCTGCCCGTTCGGGAACGCCGACTCGGACTGGGCCCGGGACTCCATGGTGCCGGAGGTCGCCGGCAAGCTGGCCGCGGTCGCGGCCGACCGCGGGGTGCAGTTCATGGACCTGCAGGACGTACTGCAGGGCCACGAGGTCTGCTCCACCGCTGACCAGATGGCCGCCCCCGGCGTCGCGCCGTCCGCCGTCACCAGCGAGTGGGCGCGCTTCGTCGACGAGGGCCTGTCGTCCTCGCAGGGCACCACCCAGGAGTCGATGCACCCGAACTACTACGGCCAGCTCGCCCTGGGCCGCTGCCTGACCCTGATGTACGGCCAGACCAGCGGCAACTACGCCTGCCGCAACACGCCCGGCCAGGACGCCTCGGGGATGTACCTGAGCCCCGTCTCCTGA
- a CDS encoding aminotransferase class I/II-fold pyridoxal phosphate-dependent enzyme, which yields MLGEYRIQGRRATEIAADVERAVAAGELRPGEALPPLRELAGELGVNPNTVAAAYRLLRDRGVIETAGRKGSRIRSRPTTAPRDQLRVPVPPGARNLATGNPDPALLPALAPAVAAAATALDRDPVLYGHPAAEPQLLALAGAAFRGDGLADGGLAVTAGALDAIDRILATQLRPGDLVAVEDPGWGSLLDLLAAHGLRAVPVALDDSGPHPAALAAALAAGARALIVTNRAQNPTGAALTAERAAELRTVLAQYPATLLIEDDHGHGIVDLPFQALSCDQDRRTVTTRWVVIRSMAKAFGPDLRLAVLIGDQDTVDRLLGRQRLDTGWVSHLLQRTAAELWQSDAAPVARVAGAYRERREALIDALAGYGVAARGVSGVNVWIPVPDETGAVLGLAQRGWVVGAGARFRLQSPPGLRVTVAGLENAEVPQLAAAIAEVLGSAAATSRLV from the coding sequence GTGCTAGGAGAGTATCGGATTCAGGGACGTCGCGCCACGGAGATCGCCGCCGATGTCGAGCGAGCGGTGGCCGCCGGTGAGCTGCGCCCCGGCGAGGCGCTGCCCCCGCTGCGCGAGCTGGCCGGCGAGCTCGGGGTCAACCCCAACACCGTGGCCGCCGCCTACCGCCTGCTGCGCGACCGGGGCGTGATCGAGACCGCCGGACGCAAGGGCAGTCGGATCCGCTCCCGGCCCACCACCGCGCCGCGCGATCAGCTGCGGGTGCCCGTCCCGCCCGGTGCGCGCAACCTGGCCACCGGCAACCCCGACCCGGCGCTGCTGCCGGCCCTCGCCCCGGCGGTGGCGGCGGCCGCCACCGCGCTCGACCGCGACCCCGTGCTGTACGGCCACCCGGCCGCCGAGCCGCAGCTGCTCGCGCTGGCCGGCGCGGCGTTCCGCGGCGACGGCCTGGCGGACGGCGGGCTCGCGGTGACCGCCGGCGCCCTGGACGCCATCGACCGGATCCTCGCCACCCAGCTGCGCCCCGGCGACCTGGTGGCCGTCGAGGACCCGGGCTGGGGCAGTCTGCTCGACCTGCTGGCCGCACACGGGCTGCGGGCCGTCCCGGTCGCCCTGGACGACAGCGGTCCGCACCCGGCGGCGCTGGCGGCGGCGCTGGCGGCCGGCGCCCGGGCGCTGATCGTCACCAACCGGGCGCAGAACCCGACCGGCGCCGCGCTCACCGCGGAGCGCGCGGCCGAGCTGCGGACGGTGCTGGCGCAGTACCCGGCGACCCTGCTGATCGAGGACGACCACGGGCACGGCATCGTCGACCTGCCCTTCCAGGCACTCTCCTGCGATCAGGACCGACGCACCGTCACCACCCGCTGGGTGGTGATCCGTTCGATGGCCAAGGCGTTCGGCCCCGATCTGCGGCTGGCCGTGCTGATCGGCGATCAGGACACCGTGGACCGGCTGCTCGGACGCCAGCGGCTGGACACCGGCTGGGTGAGCCACCTGCTCCAGCGCACCGCGGCCGAGCTGTGGCAGAGCGACGCGGCGCCGGTGGCGCGGGTCGCCGGCGCCTACCGGGAGCGCCGGGAGGCCCTGATCGACGCGCTGGCCGGGTACGGCGTCGCCGCCCGGGGGGTGAGCGGGGTGAACGTCTGGATCCCGGTGCCGGACGAGACCGGCGCGGTGCTGGGTCTGGCGCAGCGCGGCTGGGTGGTGGGAGCGGGTGCCCGGTTCCGCCTCCAGTCGCCGCCCGGACTGCGGGTCACCGTGGCCGGGCTGGAGAACGCCGAGGTGCCGCAGCTGGCCGCCGCCATCGCCGAGGTGCTCGGTTCCGCGGCTGCGACCTCGCGCCTTGTCTGA
- a CDS encoding pyridoxamine 5'-phosphate oxidase family protein gives MSTESSASAAAPDAAAQYARTARTTPTRYKERASWEREEIHAVLDSAWVCHLGFIADGAPVVLPTIFARVDDRLYLHGSTGSRPLRGAGADEGMPVCVTVTQVDGLVLAKSAFNHSVNFRSVVAHGVAHQVTDPQERTIALNALVEQAVPGRSADCRPGNTKELAQTAVIRLVLDEVSAKVRADLANDDEEDLELPYWSGVVPVTTVYGEPVPHPGSNPEVPDYLKDFTSQEPGC, from the coding sequence ATGTCGACCGAATCCTCGGCGAGCGCCGCAGCACCGGACGCCGCCGCCCAGTACGCCCGCACCGCGCGCACCACGCCCACCCGCTACAAGGAGCGGGCCAGCTGGGAGCGCGAGGAGATCCACGCCGTACTGGACAGCGCATGGGTCTGCCACCTCGGCTTCATCGCCGACGGCGCCCCGGTTGTCCTGCCGACCATCTTCGCCCGGGTCGACGACCGGCTCTATCTGCACGGCTCCACCGGCAGCCGCCCGCTGCGCGGCGCCGGGGCCGACGAGGGCATGCCGGTCTGCGTGACGGTGACCCAGGTGGACGGCCTGGTGCTGGCCAAGTCCGCCTTCAACCACTCCGTCAACTTCCGTTCCGTGGTGGCGCACGGCGTCGCCCACCAGGTGACCGACCCGCAGGAGCGGACGATCGCGCTCAACGCGCTGGTCGAGCAGGCGGTGCCCGGCCGCTCCGCGGACTGCCGCCCCGGCAACACCAAGGAGCTGGCCCAGACCGCGGTGATCCGGCTGGTGCTGGACGAGGTCTCCGCCAAGGTCCGCGCGGACCTCGCCAACGACGACGAGGAGGACCTCGAGCTGCCGTACTGGTCGGGCGTCGTCCCCGTCACCACCGTCTACGGCGAGCCCGTTCCGCACCCCGGGAGCAACCCCGAAGTCCCGGACTACCTCAAGGACTTCACGTCCCAGGAGCCCGGGTGCTGA
- a CDS encoding dienelactone hydrolase family protein yields MADSAAARHHVTFPGDGGRAHGYLALPPSGQGPGLLIIQEWWGPTSRVADLIERFAAEGFVALAPALHDEDGAPDPGGAATDPAGQVRDLHAAVDFLLDQPELQGDAVAVAGFCAGAGLALELAAREGDRVAAVVPFYGLPADPDYDYRGLTAHVLGHFGEHDDQLATAAVDEAAIRIGEATDLRPEFHFYPAGHGFMNDENPHGDYDALQARIAWRRTLSFLRGHLG; encoded by the coding sequence ATGGCCGACTCCGCCGCCGCCCGGCACCATGTCACCTTTCCCGGCGACGGAGGCCGGGCCCACGGGTACCTGGCGCTCCCGCCGAGCGGGCAGGGGCCCGGCCTGCTGATCATCCAGGAGTGGTGGGGGCCCACCAGCCGGGTCGCCGACCTGATCGAGCGGTTCGCCGCCGAGGGTTTCGTCGCCCTCGCACCCGCGCTGCACGACGAGGACGGCGCTCCCGACCCCGGCGGCGCCGCGACCGACCCGGCCGGGCAGGTCCGCGACCTGCACGCCGCCGTCGACTTCCTGCTCGACCAGCCGGAGCTGCAGGGCGACGCGGTGGCGGTGGCCGGCTTCTGCGCCGGCGCCGGCCTCGCCCTGGAGCTGGCCGCGCGGGAGGGCGACCGGGTGGCCGCCGTGGTCCCCTTCTACGGGCTGCCCGCCGATCCCGACTACGACTACCGCGGCCTGACGGCGCACGTCCTCGGCCACTTCGGCGAGCACGACGACCAACTCGCCACGGCCGCCGTGGACGAGGCGGCGATCCGGATCGGCGAAGCCACCGACCTGCGCCCCGAGTTCCACTTCTACCCTGCCGGACACGGCTTCATGAACGACGAGAATCCGCACGGCGACTACGACGCGCTGCAGGCCCGCATCGCCTGGCGGCGGACTCTCAGCTTCCTGCGCGGCCACCTCGGCTGA